The genomic window tagcATTATTGgatatatgtgtaaaataactttacatcgacggtgcacaataattaaactcgcattattggatgatgcatgtgtaaaataactttacaccgacggtgtaaaataattaattaaactcacattattggatgatgcatgtgtaataactttacaccgacggtgtaaaataattaatgcatgtgtaaaataactttacaccgacggtgtaaaatattaaactcacattattggatgatgcatgtgtaaaataactttacaccgacggtgtaaaataattaatgcatgtgtaaaataaatttacaccgacggtgtaaaataattaataccgacggtgtaaaataataaatgcatgtgtaaaataactttacaccgacggtgtaaaatattaatgcatgtgtaaaataactttacaccgacggtgtaaaataattaatgcatgtgtaaataactttacaccgacggtgtaaaatattaaactcacattattggatgatgcatgtgtaaaataactttacaccgacggtgtaaaataattaatgcatgtgtaaaataactttacaccgacggtgtaaaataattaatgcatgtgtaaaataaatttacactgacggtgtaaaataattaataccgacggtgtaaaataataaatgcatgtgtaaaataactttacaccgacggtgtaaaataattaattaaactcatattattggcatgtgtaaaataactttacaccgacggtgtaaaatattaatgcatgtataaaataactttacaccgacggtgtaaaataattaatgcatgtgtaaaataaatttacaccgacggtgtaaaataattaataccgacggtgtaaaataataaatgcatgtgtaaaataactttacaccgacggtgtaaaataattaatattggatgatgcatgtgtaaaataactttacaccgacggtgtaaaatattaatgcatgtgtaaaataactttacaccgacggtgtaaaataattaatgcatgtgtaaataactttacaccgacggtgtaaaataattgatgcatgtgtaaaataattttacaccgacggtgtaaaataattaattaaactcacattattggatgatgcaaTGTGTAagataactttacaccgacggtgtaaaataattaattaaactcgcattattggatgcatgtgtaaaataattaattaaattcacattattagatgcatgtgtaaaataactttacaatAATTAAACTCGTAACcaaataatttatgtatataCACtaaagttatttaataaatagaTTTACTTCGAGATATCATCAGTGTTGAGTACCAGTTAGGCATCTTGACTGTATTCCGGTCTCTTTTGATAGCCCATTACATTAATACACTGCTTGTAAAGGTTAAAGttaacaatatttatttttcagaataaaaaaaaaagattgaactAAAATTGTAGGACTTAACCTCGAAGGGGGTCCTTCCAGAGGGTTTggaaatagttttcaaccagcAATAGACGCGCCTCGATTAGTACCTCATTAGCTGTGTCATTGCCCCAAGCGCAAAGATGCTTATTCTCATAGCCTAAGCTTCAATTTATATAACatcatattcatcttatttctcttataagcaatgtgggactttgAATCTTCTCATCACTCTTTGGCTTAAACAAGTGTGGGATTATGAAGTTATGGAGGAACTAAGGgtgtctgtttggttcaaatagaggggaggggagggttTTTAAtagaggggagggaaggggaggggaaGAGAGGTaatgaattttatttagggtccgattgttacagattaaaaaaatagtgattttgatgcaaaataatttagagattagtttttagagatttttagaaaagttgaatttaattatgtttgtttattataataaaaatcaattttttttaaataaaataatctttagtttgtttggatacaacttataaaagtgatttttttaattataaataactttcttcttttaacatttcttttttctctcctctaaaaaaaatctattattttataagctactcttagtagcttctcatttttagctgttttctgattatttttagcttctgattattttaaaaatctataacaaacagatgcaaaacaattaaaagtgattatttttataaaaaaaataatttttttctaaaataagctataacaaacggcCTCTAAAATATGTTgttcaaaagtaaaattatagaagctattttatttttatgaacaagctgtattttctttttgtacGTATTGAAGTTGTCAAAATATTGAAGTTGTATACCCAAATATTGAAATTGTATTTGAGTCTATTCAAACCCATTtaatatgatataattttttttgaagctaGTGTGTTCAATTCCTTCCTCTTAGGTGAACAAAACATTGTCCGTGAAGGATGAAAGTAAGGTGGATCTCACCGTATGTTTTAGTTAATCTgaaagtattttttatatttaaaaaactcATGACCTAAGTCTAAGCCATGACTTGTAATACAATTTTTAGGTTTAAACTAATCTTCtttacttattcacttttaaggccAAAATTCTAACTATTAGATtatccaacaaaaaaataacataaaataaaataggtcaaattggattaattaagttgagtttTTATGACCAAAAGAAGCATACGATTATTCGACCCCTCTATATGTATAATGCAATGTGTTAAACTTGAAAATGATTCCACATGATGCGAATAACTCTAGCATGTGTTAAACTTAAAATCTTAAGTTTGTAAGTTCTCACTTCTTTGCCACATGATGCGAATAACTCTAGCATGTGTTAAACTTGAAAATGATTCCACTTGACGAACGTTAAAATGATCGTTTATGAAAATTTACTTAGTGGtcataaataaaaacatgaaaatttgaCTTTAAAGGTTCATGATAATTCCACTATTTATCTacaatttttcattattgaCTTTTTACGACTATAAAGacatcttttataatttatattaaaaatttgcaaattttataaagagttaaataaattttttatttttataaatacctTAAATTTCGTTTTtactctttatatttttttttttaacaaattttggttctcaaatatttttcgtAATAACTTTTAGTCTCTGCTTTTAAGTTAATTCATCTGTCTTATTTTTCGTAATGACTTTTAGTCTCTGCTTTTAAGTCAactcatcttttgttaaaaattctaaacttCAATAGGAGAATTTcgataaaatttttaacaaaagatgaatttttaaatgccaaattttttttttgactaattaagcgtcacaaatttaaaaattgatatttaactCATCCCatgttaaaaacaattaaaattttgcaagataaatttctatatatttaataaatatgactgtgaaaaaaattcaaaattctgATAGGAGAGATTCTTATAAcaatataaacataaacatgaatacaaaaactCTTTCAGAAATATAAAGAGTGCATATGAGTTGACTTAAAAGTAAGAATCAAATattgtgacaaaaaatatttaaaggactaaaatatgctaaaaagaATACACgggctaaaaataaaatttaaaatatttatagagatgaaatttttttttaactcttttataaatatattttttacccgtgtttggcacgggtccggatactagtatatgtataatgtaatgtttttaccaactgaactaaactcacgGATAACCattattctaattctaatatcttgaaactgttcattaATGTCTTACGTGTACATTGGGTTGTTCTAAGATCTATCTTATTTTTCAGTATTTTTTCCTTCCATAAATTGTATTATTACATTGGTTTACTTATAATTGTTGATATTTCATCGTCAATATAAAGTTCATTATTCTCTAACATTGTTAATTTATCATTCCCCAAAATCCCAAATCCTTACATTTGGTGGCcctaataatttataattggACTCCACTTCACTTTGTTCCACTTCAAATCTTGCATCCAGATTGTTCATCACCCAGTTCACACTTACTATTACAAGACAAATTTTgatcattttcaaaatttgtgaTTGATATTACTGCTTGTTGACCATGCTCAAGTCAATGCCAATGACACAATTAGCcttttctctttgtttctttcaCCACAAAATATCACTAATCATTTTTTCTGTTGGGTGCGCCGAAGGATGTGGTCCTCAAAATTGAAACTACCATTTGTATTTTGTATGGCCTACAATTTTTCCCacctaaaatatttatttaagagGAAATTGaccttaattaatttatatttggtCTAAGTTTAAGTAAAGTTTAACCccaaattattttattgaaatgcactttttttttattgatgaaaaaTTGTTGTTGAGACATACATTATTCCTTAAAGAATTTGAGATATTTAcccaacaataaaataaatcatataagtATATATATCTTCATAAACTAAGTTTTACTTCACTTGTAAATTTATTGTCGGGTAAATATCTCAAATTcttatatgatttatttgaGATATTTTTCTGTCCTCTAATAATAACATGAAAGGaagctaaaaaaaaacaagaaaggaaaaagaaatatattaataacaaCTTTCACAAAATGAAGATAATGATGTAAAATAGCTTAAAGCAAAGTATAAAGCCACACTATGCATGCAAAAAAGAGAATGTACATTTTGGAGTTACATAACACATAATACAAAGTTAAACTTATAATTGGTAcccaaaagaaataaaaaaaattatgaactcTAAACATATTAAGGAGCTAAATCACTCTTCAAGTGAATCTCCATtatcacaaaaaaattatataatatcaGCAACTTCTAAATTAGCTTATAGTAAGATGAAATGGAAAACTAAGATATAATGATTCCATATCATCTTACTTAagatacttttatttattagcTATAATATATGATGAATATTATCAATGTCACTCAAGTTATGAATCAGGAAAGCATCCTAATATATGATTAGCTTGATCATGCTGATTATGAGGTATCATCATCAATGGATTTGAAAAGTAATTAGTTGTATCTGTAAATTGATGTGAAGTGAACAAATTATCCAAACTTTTCCAATCAATTACTTGTGATCCATTGTTACTCCTTTCATCACTGCATTGATCTTCATTTGTGATGAATCCATTTTGATTACATTCTTTGATAGCAAAACTTGTTGTTGGACTATCTAACTGTGGAAGTTCAATGAGTTGTTTGTTGTCCATAACAAGAGTAGTTTGGTTTGATAGAAACTGTTGATCATTGTTACTAAAGTGGTGACTAAAACTTGTACCTTCTTCAGCTGTAGGATTATGTTGAAGGAGTAAACGATTTTCGTGTAAAATATCTGTGATTGATAAAGGTCTTGTAGTTGCATAGCTTTGATCATCTCTGAAATACTGTGGTTGTTGATTAGTATTACTATACCATGGTTCATAACCTGGCCTATGACTTGGACTTGGCTTCTTAAATGCTCTGCACACAACCCATCCTTCTTCCTGCAGTAATTAACaagttatgattattacactAAAGAATGAAAGAGAAGCTTGATACTTGATGGAtagtataattatatataattggaAAAGTTAGTGTGCATGTTTGAAAATGGAGTAAGTTTGTGGAACCGGAAGAAGTACGGAAATAGATTCTCTGTAGTCAAGAGTTTTTGCACTCATAGATAGTGGCCGACAGGTTTTACTggcacgatccactgagattcagccgtCTCAATTCGTAaaatgaaagattttttttttttttgaaccggAAGAAGTACAGGAAAATATAGATTCTCTGCCGTCACAGTAGTTTTTGGCTTTTTGCACATATAGTGGCCGAGAGGTCTTACTGCCATGATCCACTGAAATTCAGCCGTCTCAATTcgtaaaaagaaattttttttacacacataatttttttatttaatttatgtatATTTGTGCTAAAGACTCTTAACTTTAAAGTTTATACATCAAGTATTTTGCAAATATTCTTGTTTTCAATGCAAAGAACATGAATATCTAAGGATATAGttaaaactaatgtatctgattCATATTATGGACCTAATACATGAGTTATTCGGCAATAGTTGATTgagaaattaagaaaaaaatagttaacTTGCCTGTGGAGGGCCATGTTCAGAAGTTTGATGTCTATATTCATGCATAATCCAATCAGTTTTCCTTCCATTAGGGGCACGTCCCTTATAAAAAACAAGAGTCTTCCTCATTCCTATAATTCTGTTTTTGGAAGTTACAGCTTTATCTCTTCCAGTTGCTTTCCAGAATCCAGCAGCAGTGGCTCTGTTAGTTCTTGTTCCTGTTGGATACTTTTTATCTTTGTGGCTGAAAAAGTACCACTCATTCTGTTGCTCATATCCTAATTTGCATCtatctgcatttttttttcaacaaatacATCATTAGTAATTAACTAACTATATAATGACATGACATCATGCTCCATAAGGTTTGGTTAATCAATAGGGATACGAattctatgaagcacagacacagaCATAGACACGGATACGTGTCCGATACCAGGACACACCTAACCTAAGGAGTGTCCGCGCTTCATAAGATATGATATCCTCAAACGAATTTTATCAaatgaatttccaaattagtaAAGTATTGAATATGAATTACCTTGTATATCCCATGGTTCAATTTTGTAGAGATCAACCTCAACAATAACATCTAGATCAATTTTGAGTGAGTTAATCTTCCTGTTAAGGTAATACCCTACAAGTTCCTCTTCTGTTGGATGAAATCTAAATCCTGGAGGTACACATGATTCCATATCCATTGATGTTGATGACCTCTCCTGAAAAAcattaaccaaaatcaattaaCTTACCATATATGTATTGGTTATATAGTTTCAATAAccataaaaatatcaaacataTATTTCTGTTTTAACCAAGGCCTTAGGCCAAAATTTTACTACTTTTTTTGGTAGTTAATTGTAATGATAGTTTAGTACATTACAATTACCTCATAGCTCTATAAAAAATGTCTCTAGCTATATAGCTAGGGCTTATAAGATATATAGGTGTAATAAtaatcatgatgatgatgatattgatgatgatgatgtaacTTTGTATTTGGACCCAACAAATGTGTAGCATGTGCAATGCAAACATTGGCAGACCATGTATGGATCCCACCATTAAtgataatataaaataacaaattagtACTAACAAACAAGTTATATACATATATAGGActattattattgattaaagCATTTAAGCctaagaaaatttgtttttgataTATGGCTTTAGTTGCATGAGATGAAAAAAGTAAATTGAACATAAAAGTTTGGCCGAAAAGATTGACTTTGCTGTCACAAAGCATGTTGTTGTCACAAAGAATGTATCTTTGAGTGCAGTGCACTCTCAAACTTAATAGTAATTGTTGGTGGTGGAGAAAGACTTGCCTGTGGAAAACAATCTTGATCACACAACACATAGCATAACATAGCATAGCATGCTAGATAAAGTTCCACTCATAAGCATAATGTAGTTTTCACACTAATTTTTCAAGGACAAATAATCACTACTCTcatgtttcttatatatttcTTTAACCCATTATCTATAAAAATTAACAAGCAAGCACTAGCTAATTataaatattgatttcaatgaTGATTTATGGATTTTCAAATTGATCTCGTTTCAATCATGATATATACTAATTCTACATCTCagttgacaaaaacaaaaacatttttcaGACTCCATTTTTATTTAGAAAACTAGGAAATGTGAAGAGTCATAAGGCTATATGTATAACATTTTCAGAAACTTTTGAGTTCCTTGATGAAATCAACCAAATGATCTATCAAATGGTTTTTAGTACTGGTGTCTATAAAATGAGACTAAGACTTCCCTTAACAAACTCtcttgagaagaagaaaaataatagtTACACTAAGATTATATCTCCTtctgttccaaaatataagcaaaaagtggtcaacaaAAGTTAGTGTATCTGGTATGATACCAGATACACTAACTCACCAGATACACTAACttttattgattaatttttgcttatattttgaaacggACGGAGTACatgtttacaaaaataaatatgaatatgaatactCACAGAAATTTGAGTTGATGTCATATTTCCTTTCCTTGAGATTGCTACAATACAAAAGCAGTGAAAGAGAACAGAGAGATGTGATTATgagagtaataataataataaggtggTGAATGTTTGTATATAGAGAAGATGATGAGaggtatatttatatatataagtgaaGAATGTGTgtattagcaaataagcatgaGAATGTGTTGTAGTAGAGAAAAGAAGCAGAGGTTTATATAATATGTAGAAAGAATGTTATAAGATGATTGCGCGTGGGGTGGCAGATAGATAGatgaaaagttgttttttttgtttctttgaaaTTGGACGGCGTGACACCAAGCTTTCACGCCACCCCCCCTCTCATCTTACACACATTTTCACCCCTCTCTCTAAACATCTACACTTTAATTTCCTACTATATACTACTGTACATTCTGTCTTTATTTTTAACCAACTTCcttaatatatagttttaattACTTGCATTACATTCTATATATATAGACTATATGTGAACTAATGAACTAAATAGCTTATATACTATCGAACACGGACACAGATACAGACACTGAACACAACATTGATACTGACACTTCAATAACGatgataatttgagaaaataatataattcaatgtaatcataagtgttaGTGTCGTGTTGATGTCGGATATCAATGAATGTCCGATGCGTGAACATGTATCCATGCTTGATAGGTTGTTGCTAACATGcattatgttttatgttatgttatgtcaCATTCATTCTTCTGTATTGAACAGTTTCACCACAGAATTGATGAGGTTAATTTGACAATATAATTTGTCTGTTTGGTGCGCCGTCCCATTTGGCACCATTGCTTATTTTACATTTGGCAATCTATGTCCACATCAATGTGtttatatgatgatgatgatcatttgtatttttatttgtattaatTAGTACTGTTTTCATATGCTTACCACTATACTTAATTTATCTTAAGGTTGTGATTAAGCAATGATCTACCACAAGAGCTCCACTATAATGCATCTTTTAATTTATCATTAGTTGCTTTCAGACTCAAACCATCAAATTCAAATGCATGTGTGAGGCTTTGATACAGTTCTTATCAAAACTTAGCCTTAATCAGGCCAGCCTtataaagtaattaatttaCTATTAGCATCTTAAGTAGTATTGAAActcctatattttttttccaccacAGTATCCGACACACTAGAATAGAtcgcctaatctggttcgagatcagttctggcatcaagtggttccagtcctctcccgatcgcagttacggggatcgaaccgtagtCATCCATATCAAGTCCAGCGTCAATCATTaataaaccaactaacgatcggttGAAACTCCTATATATATTaacttataataaaataaataaatgtgttCAATTTCTATCATGGAATTCATTGCTGTCTATAAATTGGACAGTTCAAGTTACTAGACCAACTGCTTCTGTTAACAAAGTTCCAGCTACATGACTTGATTAATGAAAAAGAATACACATTTTCATATATTATCCCTTTGTTAAAGTAATAGTAGTATAACTGATGCATGTTTCTTTGAGAACAATGCAccattttcttatattatacagtactatattataaaaaaaaaatacaactaaaGGCATAGTATATTATACTTGGAAGTTGGAACAAAAAGGCCATTTTGGGATTTGTGTGAAGTGGTCATATAAATACATAAAGGATTgagttaattttgtttttatatatgtcACAAAAAGCCTAGATATGTTATATTACCAACTATTGAACTTTTCAATGGTTTGTTGTCTTATTCAGATTGGGTTCATTAACTTAATGCAAAAATTAGCTTCAAATCTAGCTAGTTACATATACTAACtcttattttatctatttatgAAGAGTAGTAATCaaaatatatagtaaaataGAGTATATTAATACTTGGATCAAAAAGGCCATTTTAAGATTTGTGTGAAGTGAGTGTGTGGTATATATaagttaatttgtttttatatgcGTCACATAAAGCATAGATAAGTTACATTACCaacaattgtattttttttaaggttcgTTGTCTTATTAAGATTGGGGTTCATTAACTTAATGCAAATGAGCtacaagtctttttttttttttattactattgaGCTATTGTTGAGGGAGTTCGGAGAAACTTAGGAGAAATATCGGGTCAAATACTCCAGGATCATAAGCGAGTGAGACATTATATCTCAACCCAAAACCTTGAGTAGTCGATGTTGGAAACCCAATAATCTTATCTAAGTGTGAGTTCTCACATCCTATAGTTGATTATGAGGACCATACGAGAGAGATACATCACTTCTCTTATAATTCTAACATATTTTCCACTCAtaatcgatgtgagacttaatcaCACACACTTGAAATTCAATAACTACGAATCTAGTTACATgtataaatcatatttttatgtaGAATTAATTGATTTATGTATCCATTTAAAAGTCATGCAAATTATGGGTTGTAATTGacggtgtaaaaaaaattacactgaaAATACATCTATATAATCTCTTTTATTTACTATTATACAGTAATAAATAAAGAGTAGTGATCAAAAGCAGAAAACTTGTATAAAAAgcttactctctctctctctctctctctctatatatatatatatatatatatgtgtgtatataacatataaaaatataaataaccaTAACAATATTATTTACTCCGAAAGTACCCTTTACAGCCACTGAATACAACCTTCCAAaggcctttttttctttcttcttttttgaaataaaagaaCAACAATACTTAACCACCAATTAACTTATCACTTactaatatactccctccaacctcatatgtaagcaaaaatagcttttttagattcattgaaaaatgaatgtagttagtctaaaatatagatcaaatacattattttttcaataaatccaaaataactacttttgcttatatatatatgaaggcGGGAGGGAGTAGTTTTTAATACTGAGGCTGACGTCATTTTGTTCCCAACACTTGCTTACATGtactactttgttttttttgctcgtcactctatatacatattttgtttatattaaaatatatatccagaagctttaagcttgtttaatttgttaatttaatgacttattttgaattaaaactAAGATAAATGGACCAATGATTTCTTGTGTCTAGTGACGTCAGCCACAGTAGAATTATGGTAATTTAGCATTTGTTGAATGTATAAAATGTACTTTTGCAAAATTATGGTAGGTTACTgtgatgtttttttaatttttattttatttatagtgGTGTATGGAAATTTctttgcttttcttttcttttttttggtacaatctTTTTTATCAATCTAATGGAAACTTGTTAATATATAGCTATCCCAAATCGATTTAGCATGTCTCGTAATAGCCCAAATATGTTTTAACATGATCTTGTTGTTAAGTGCTGAAGACAAGGTTTTGGAAGTACCACAACCCAGATATTACTCGTACTTGGAGCAAGTTTGAgacttttaaaatttgttatacTTAATTCCTACAAAGTTTATTTGTAAGATGATGACCGCTTCTATGAAAATTTTAGTACACCTTCTCACACCGTAGATAAAAATTTGAAGTGCGATCCGATACTAATAGTAATGGCTTATAATAGCAAGTGGCTCAATGAAATAGATTGTAGATAGTCTCGTACCATCTTAAAAATTTGGGTTGAATCAAATTAaatctctatttttatttttttgacagactAAATCTCTATTTATTTGGAATCACAGCTATGTGTAATGTCATATCTATGTCATATGTTATGATTTATATccttaatataatttataatttaatataatttatttattttattttgaaaagataatttattttattataaagttATGATTATAATTGTGCACTTTCTTAAGAAAATTAAGGGTTAGAAATTATTCTATTTACAATAACAGAATAATTACCATCATATAATTAACCACAATAATGAAATGGCAATCATTATTTATTAGTCATCAACAAAAGCAAaaattagtttcttttttttgttttggataaAGAGCAGAAAttaacttcttttttatttgtttattacaTATGTTTTGgt from Trifolium pratense cultivar HEN17-A07 linkage group LG1, ARS_RC_1.1, whole genome shotgun sequence includes these protein-coding regions:
- the LOC123918701 gene encoding NAC domain-containing protein 30 isoform X1; this translates as MTSTQISERSSTSMDMESCVPPGFRFHPTEEELVGYYLNRKINSLKIDLDVIVEVDLYKIEPWDIQDRCKLGYEQQNEWYFFSHKDKKYPTGTRTNRATAAGFWKATGRDKAVTSKNRIIGMRKTLVFYKGRAPNGRKTDWIMHEYRHQTSEHGPPQEEGWVVCRAFKKPSPSHRPGYEPWYSNTNQQPQYFRDDQSYATTRPLSITDILHENRLLLQHNPTAEEGTSFSHHFSNNDQQFLSNQTTLVMDNKQLIELPQLDSPTTSFAIKECNQNGFITNEDQCSDERSNNGSQVIDWKSLDNLFTSHQFTDTTNYFSNPLMMIPHNQHDQANHILGCFPDS
- the LOC123918701 gene encoding NAC domain-containing protein 30 isoform X2 — encoded protein: MDMESCVPPGFRFHPTEEELVGYYLNRKINSLKIDLDVIVEVDLYKIEPWDIQDRCKLGYEQQNEWYFFSHKDKKYPTGTRTNRATAAGFWKATGRDKAVTSKNRIIGMRKTLVFYKGRAPNGRKTDWIMHEYRHQTSEHGPPQEEGWVVCRAFKKPSPSHRPGYEPWYSNTNQQPQYFRDDQSYATTRPLSITDILHENRLLLQHNPTAEEGTSFSHHFSNNDQQFLSNQTTLVMDNKQLIELPQLDSPTTSFAIKECNQNGFITNEDQCSDERSNNGSQVIDWKSLDNLFTSHQFTDTTNYFSNPLMMIPHNQHDQANHILGCFPDS